The Theileria annulata chromosome 3, complete sequence, *** SEQUENCING IN PROGRESS *** genome has a segment encoding these proteins:
- a CDS encoding queuine trna-ribosyltransferase-related protein, putative, whose protein sequence is MDNYDESRVFFREMCKNNGVDFPYRRGVIMSELHTPCCPVVCKLILPDPLTIDYISKIQQKPFLCIQFCSVLPCLPILEEFEHRSKNETLSRHFVDYEGAITLLTFDELFNKYSKIEDNHFVFHMDSNKYLLNEHTSKKIIDLINPSMAFIPTLSLKHSERKKWSTRKRTRFNDLYQSYYETLLKCSNKTKLVKPIHPCIEHKDMGDFEAIEFPGFGFGESLNERYELIKEMGANLIGKELRIIQLKTGTPLEILHAVLLGFDVVISPYPEILSLQGCALSFELPSEIEDNCEPEYVLNLLNEKCKFIDGVYKDQINDIVDLKNSVYISDVETPMDEKSIMKESRAYVNHLLNCKEMDGNIILSAHNLYMYEMLFQRIRDSIENNTLVSFVHNFVKCNLKED, encoded by the coding sequence ATGGATAATTACGATGAATCTAGAGTGTTTTTTAgagaaatgtgtaaaaataatggaGTCGATTTTCCATATCGCAGGGGAGTAATAATGTCGGAGCTCCATACTCCTTGTTGCCCAGTGGTTTgcaaattaattttaccAGACCCTTTGACTATTGATTATATTTCTAAAATACAACAGAAGCCGTTTTTGTGTATACAATTTTGTTCAGTTTTACCCTGTTTGCCAATTCTCGAGGAATTTGAACATAGATCTAAAAATGAGACATTATCAAGGCATTTTGTAGATTATGAAGGCGCAATAACTCTTTTAACTTTCGACGaattgtttaataaatattcaaagATTGAAGATAATCATTTTGTCTTCCACATGGACAGCAACAAATATCTTCTGAATGAACACACATCCAAGAAAATcattgatttaattaacCCTTCTATGGCATTCATTCCCACGTTATCCTTGAAGCATTCGGAAAGGAAGAAATGGAGCACAAGAAAGAGGACGAGGTTCAATGATTTATACCAATCTTATTACGAAACATTATTAAAGTGTTCAAACAAAACCAAACTTGTAAAACCTATTCATCCTTGCATTGAACACAAGGATATGGGTGATTTTGAGGCGATTGAATTCCCAGGGTTTGGGTTCGGAGAATCTCTAAACGAAAGatatgaattaataaaagaaatGGGAGCGAATTTGATCGGAAAAGAGCTAAGAATAATTCAACTCAAAACAGGAACACCTTTGGAGATTCTTCACGCTGTTTTACTGGGATTTGATGTGGTTATTTCACCTTATCCTGAGATTCTATCACTACAAGGATGTGCTCTATCATTTGAATTACCGAGTGAAATTGAGGATAATTGTGAGCCAGAATAcgtattaaatttattgaacgaaaaatgtaaatttatagatgGAGTTTACAAGGACcaaattaatgatatagttgatttaaaaaatagtGTGTATATCAGTGATGTTGAAACTCCTATGGACGAAAAATCAATAATGAAGGAATCAAGAGCATATGTAAACCATCTTCTAAATTGTAAGGAAATGGACGGGAACATAATATTATCGGCTCATAACTTATACATGTACGAAATGCTGTTTCAAAGGATCAGGGATTCCATTGAAAATAACACACTGGTGAGTTTCGttcataattttgtaaagtGTAACCTTAAAGAGGATTAA
- a CDS encoding uncharacterized protein (Signal peptide predicted for TA18535 by SignalP 2.0 HMM (Signal peptide probability 0.998, signal anchor probability 0.000) with cleavage site probability 0.983 between residues 21 and 22) codes for MFTIMNLLAIIVLFIAEKCLADNIYFVMDLDLSVRSHKWVITEHDYNGIRYYIFSPSFGYEIAAIVYKGQYMFVRPSVEVVAAVFVYYVEDQGGLPLILIHSYGYQHTPLVDAPTLEAERTNCLIIFLNSIKEVLPDNRFVQERLKNVDADHDPFQESKTLNGFIFRVYKSISFRGETPKFKEIFKSTRPRPSVTGAQLYQKEERPGTSTETAQTQAQASGTSLQPSQSGEPSQTEPEVVVISDFSESDYEGSESDYDGSETESGETEGSVESGGESEESEMEYDKPPKRRKNEEEEPEQSETIMISDSGESDEET; via the coding sequence ATGTTTACAATTATGAATTTGCTTGCCATAATAGTTCTTTTTATCGCTGAAAAATGTCTCGCAgacaatatatattttgtaatgGATCTTGATTTATCAGTAAGATCACACAAATGGGTAATTACTGAACATGACTATAATGGAATTCgctattatatattcagtCCTTCTTTTGGCTATGAGATAGCTGCTATAGTTTACAAAGGTCAATATATGTTCGTAAGGCCTTCAGTAGAAGTCGTTGCTGCTGTGTTTGTTTATTACGTCGAAGATCAAGGTGGATTGccattaattttgattCATTCTTACGGATACCAACATACACCTTTAGTAGATGCACCTACTTTGGAGGCTGAACGTACTAATTgcttaataattttcttgAATTCCATTAAAGAAGTTTTGCCAGACAATAGATTTGTACAGGAAAGGTTAAAAAATGTAGACGCAGATCACGATCCTTTTCAGGAATCTAAAACTCTTAATGGTTTTATATTCAGGGTATACAAAAGTATATCATTCAGGGGCGAAACTCCTAAATTTAAAGagatatttaaatcaaCCCGTCCTAGGCCAAGTGTTACTGGTGCTCAACTTTATCAAAAGGAGGAAAGACCTGGTACTTCCACTGAAACTGCCCAGACTCAAGCTCAGGCATCTGGAACATCTCTACAACCCTCACAATCAGGTGAACCATCTCAAACGGAACCGGAAGTTGTCGTAATAAGTGATTTTAGCGAATCGGATTATGAGGGATCTGAGTCGGATTATGATGGATCTGAGACAGAATCTGGAGAAACTGAAGGATCTGTAGAATCTGGAGGAGAATCTGAAGAATCTGAAATGGAATATGACAAACCTCCCAAGAGGAGGAAAAATGAGGAGGAAGAACCTGAACAATCAGAAACTATTATGATCAGTGACTCTGGTGAATCGGATGAGGAAACATAG
- a CDS encoding uncharacterized protein (Signal peptide predicted for TA18505 by SignalP 2.0 HMM (Signal peptide probability 0.802, signal anchor probability 0.000) with cleavage site probability 0.551 between residues 21 and 22), whose protein sequence is MVSTLSKKYLILFMFFKLTFSSTKHSHEYTTELTAISFAELGNPILTAIEVMKGGADGKKEENFGGGNLGAYYNFMYPDNTDYPWACICNADDYKLWEKKEQPYVRCRNQEDLSLQDIQANCDPSNVAAKQDLWKGFYFL, encoded by the exons ATGGTTTCCACATTAAGTaagaaatatttaatcTTGTTCATGTTCTTCAAATTAACCTTCTCAAGTACGAAACATTCACATGAATACACCACGGAAT TGACTGCCATTAGTTTTGCTGAATTGGGTAATCCTATTCTAACTGCCATTGAGGTTATGAAGGGAGGTGCTGATGGCAAGAAGGAAGAGAACTTTGGAGGCGGGAATCTAGGAGCttattacaattttatgTACCCTGATAACACAGATTATCCTTGGGCATGTATTTGTAACGCAGACGACTACAAACTTTGGGAGAAGAAGGAACAACCTTACGTCAGATGTCGTAATCAGGAGGATCTTTCTTTGCAAGACATTCAGGCCAACTGTGACCCATCAAACGTTGCAGCAAAACAAGATTTATGGAAAGggttttattttctttaa
- a CDS encoding uncharacterized protein (Contains putative TPR repeats; significant similarities to stress-induced phosproteins from several organisms) — MLDLKNLGNEAFKAGKFKEAAEFFTKAIELNPNDHVLYSNRSGAYASMYMYNEALADANKCIELKPDWPKGYSRKGLCEYKLGSPEKAKETYNLGLTYDPNNEALKKALYEVENDKSDTYIQSLLMVSQMIQQNPKLRKYQEQDPEYSSKLARLISHMNTDPAVLQQILTDPNPALRDGLMACIGINEPTEKREAPPEEKPKEPEKTEPKEPLTPSQAESKKYKEEGNNLYKQKKFAEALEMYNKAIELDPNNLLLENNKAAVYLEMGDYEKCIKTCNDAIDRRYDVMADFTLVSKIYNRLAACYTKMEKYDDAISCYQKSLIENNTRQTRSLLSDLERLKERKEKEAYINPELAEQHREKGNEYFKEFKFPEAKKEYDEAIKRNPSDAKLYSNRAAALLKLCEYPSALADCNKAIELDPTFVKAWARKGNLHVLMKEYHKAMDAYDKGLKVDPNNNECLQGRYNCINKIQEMNKGNIDEEQYKHAMSDPEVQEIICDPQFQLILKKISENPTTMGEYLKDPKISHGIQKLMAAGLLTTL; from the exons ATGCTAGACTTAAAGAATCTCGGAAATGAAGCCTTTAAGGCTGGAAAATTCAAGGAAGCTGCAGAATTCTTCACAAAAGCTATTGAACTTAACCCAAATGACCACGTTTTGTATTCTAATAGATCAGGTGCATACGCTTCTATGTATATGTACAACGAAGCACTTGCTGATGCAAATAAATGTATCGAATTGAAGCCAGATTGGCCTAAG GGTTATTCTAGAAAAGGATTATGTGAGTACAAATTGGGAAGCCCTGAAAAAGCTAAAGAAACATATAATTTGG GACTGACTTATGACCCAAATAACGAAGCACTAAAGAAGGCCTTGTATGAAGTTGAAAATGATA aatcCGACACTTACATTCAATCACTATTGATGGTTTCTCAAATGATCCAGCAGAACCCAAAACTTAGAAAATACCAGGAACAAGACCCTGAGTATTCATCCAAACTTGCAAGATTGATTTCACATATGAACACAGATCCGGCGGTTCTACAACAGATACTAACTGACCCG AACCCAGCATTGAGGGACGGATTAATGGCTTGTATTGGAATTAATGAGCCCACAGAAAAGAGGGAAGCACCACCTGAGGAAAAACCCAAGGAACCAGAAAAAACTGAACCAAAGGAGCCACTAACACCCTCTCAAGCA GAATCAAAAAAGTATAAAGAAGAAGGAAACAATCTGTACAAACAGAAGAAATTTGCAGAAGCCCTGGAAATGTACAACAAGGCCATAGAACTGGACCCAAATAACCTACTGCTGGAGAATAATAAAGCGGCTGTATATTTAGAAATGGGAGATTACGAAAAGTGTATCAAGACTTGCAACGACGCCATTGATAGAAGATACGATGTCATGGCTGATTTTACTCTTGTTTCAAAG ATATACAACAGGCTGGCAGCTTGTTATACTAAGATGGAAAAATATGATGATGCAATTTCATGCTACCAAAAGTCATTGATTGAAAACAACACAAGACAAACAAGAAGTCTACTAAGTGATCTTGAAAGACTAAAGGAAAGAAAGGAAAAGGAAGCATATATCAATCCCGAATTAGCAGAACAA CATCGTGAAAAGGGTAATGAATATTTCAAGGAGTTTAAATTCCCAGAAGCTAAAAAAG aatatGATGAGGCAATTAAGAGGAACCCATCAGACGccaaattatattcaaaCCGAGCAGCTGCACTGTTAAAACTGTGTGAATATCCATCAGCACTTGCG GACTGCAACAAGGCTATAGAATTGGATCCCACTTTTGTTAAGGCCTGGGCTAGGAAAGGAAACCTCCACGTGCTAATGAAAGAATATCACAAAGCGATGGATGCCTACGATAAGGGACTTAAAGTTGACCCAAACAACAATGAATGCCTCCAGGGAAGATACAAC TGcataaataaaatacaagAAATGAACAAAGGGAACATCGACGAAGAACAGTACAAGCACGCCATGTCAGATCCTGAGGTCCAGGAAATCATTTGCGACCCTCAATTTCAGTTAATATTGAAGAAAATATCAGAAAACCCGACGACCATGGGAGAATACCTCAAAGATCCCAAAATCTCACATGGAATACAAAAACTGATGGCTGCCGGTTTGTTAACCACATTATAa
- a CDS encoding integral membrane protein, putative (11 probable transmembrane helices predicted for TA18545 by TMHMM2.0 at aa 15-37, 57-79, 89-111, 118-140, 150-172, 184-206, 236-258, 271-293, 308-330, 343-365 and 380-402;~Signal peptide predicted for TA18545 by SignalP 2.0 HMM (Signal peptide probability 0.646, signal anchor probability 0.129) with cleavage site probability 0.400 between residues 35 and 36), translating into MMFAMKLDGNKNLRKYSMFLSGLVLLQPLYLAVNAVYFTIRRFHVPDSSVDLFISKLLNSSQFCYFLGMLLVAVYVSFVPQRYQKHNNILSIASNWATVVCSVLLLLSYVVKGEQGSLTFFYYMIAISSLVFSFNQGLVMNVSAPEIHWYAVAIPVSGIVVVVYQLTFLFFAEKLNVKGINLTIVTVQTVLAIFATIATSVLWTMTYFSADSSLLIPESFEFESSSFFSNLWMSKFPILITFFGLGYVYIVYPAIAPYKLTELRPAYRIDLLSVFAVGLSSTIIVFLCEYTNLGPNKNWRHTHSLWNYSTLLIIPYLLMPILFIVPLHYPNTKLAELMTKNKAFLGFFTIVFVVLHALMVTVGYSAASMQTNDQYNPSMTSFNTFFSYFFIVFIVLLSQGYLKTYKEFLNNSDTWATNDMKGPRAFFYWLGKSFQYGWDAFTETFSSDIKSDILKTN; encoded by the coding sequence ATGATGTTTGCTATGAAATTGGACGGTAATAAGAACTTGAGGAAATATTCCATGTTTCTCTCAGGTCTTGTTTTGCTTCAGCCCTTGTATTTGGCCGTTAACGCTGTGTACTTTACGATTAGGCGTTTCCATGTCCCAGATAGCAGTGTGGATCTGTTCATTTCTAAGCTTTTGAACTCTTCTCAgttttgttattttttgGGTATGCTATTGGTGGCGGTGTACGTGTCCTTCGTTCCTCAGAGATACCAGAAGCACAACAACATCCTCTCAATAGCCTCTAACTGGGCCACAGTCGTCTGTTCAGTACTTTTGCTGTTATCTTATGTAGTTAAGGGAGAGCAAGGTTCCCTAACATTCTTTTACTACATGATAGCCATTTCATCTCTGGTTTTCTCGTTTAACCAGGGCCTAGTAATGAACGTCTCGGCCCCTGAGATCCATTGGTATGCAGTTGCAATTCCCGTATCAGGCATTGTTGTCGTGGTTTATCAACTCACGTTCCTCTTCTTTGCTGAGAAGTTAAACGTTAAGGGTATCAACCTTACTATCGTTACTGTCCAAACTGTTTTGGCCATTTTCGCTACCATTGCCACATCCGTACTTTGGACCATGACTTACTTCTCAGCTGATTCCAGTTTGCTAATTCCTGAGTCATTTGAGTTCGAAAGCTCTTCATTCTTTTCTAACCTTTGGATGTCAAAGTTCCCAATCCTAATTACATTCTTCGGGCTAGGCTATGTATACATAGTTTACCCAGCAATTGCTCCTTACAAACTAACTGAATTAAGGCCTGCATATAGGATCGATCTTTTGAGTGTTTTCGCAGTTGGTCTTTCCTCAACGATTATCGTATTCCTTTGCGAGTATACAAATTTAGGCCCCAACAAAAACTGGCGTCATACACACTCTCTTTGGAACTACTCAACCCTGCTAATCATACCATACCTCCTTATGCCAATCCTATTTATAGTACCGCTTCACTACCCGAATACCAAGCTGGCCGAATTGATGACCAAGAATAAGGCATTTTTGGGCTTCTTCACTATTGTTTTCGTGGTTTTACACGCGCTCATGGTCACCGTCGGATACTCCGCCGCCTCAATGCAAACCAATGACCAGTACAACCCTTCCATGACCTCTTTTAACACCTTTTTTTCTTACTTCTTCATTGTCTTCATTGTCCTATTGTCACAGGGTTACCTCAAGACCTATAAGGAATTCCTCAATAATAGTGACACCTGGGCCACGAATGACATGAAGGGACCTAGAGCCTTCTTCTACTGGCTTGGAAAATCCTTCCAGTATGGATGGGATGCATTTACTGAGACTTTCTCTTCTGATATCAAATCTGATATTCTCAAAAcaaattga
- a CDS encoding uncharacterized protein (2 probable transmembrane helices predicted for TA18595 by TMHMM2.0 at aa 90-112 and 211-233), whose amino-acid sequence MDLVYLLYGEKYVISSINFSEKNGMLDSCMLNNEGYLNEKSVIEGFSKLTQITENDSKSLLNGDLHISQIPQLQHTVTPFIHFHPYHYYYYYILLLNVLILIILLLSNKVLIEDYYCYSLQNGIVIFGLNSTHALIKEISGNNVKITFNELMCKNISTESRAKRRKKEIQTPEEVCEVEVGSKKFIVKLPKSLLNLEVVELNTRLENEPELITTEVIIAYLVFFIYSYTIALRNC is encoded by the exons ATGGATTTAGTGTATTTGTTATATGGAGAAAAATATGTGATTTCAAGTATTAACTTTAGTGAAAAAAATGGAATGCTTGATAGTTGTATGCTGAATAATGAGGGTTATTTGAATGAAAAGTCTGTAATTGAAGgtttttctaaattaacaCAAATTACTGAAAATGATTCCAAGTCACTCCTTAACGGTGATCTACACATTTCACAGATTCCACAATTACAACACACTGTAACACCTTTTATCCATTTTCATCCATAtcattactattattattatatactgttattaaatgtgttaatattaatcaTT TTGTTATTGAGTAATAAGGTTCTAATTGAGgattattattgttattcATTGCAAAACgg aATCGTAATATTCGGACTTAACTCTACTCATGCTTTGATTAAAGAGATTTCTggaaataatgtaaaaataaCGTTTAACGAGTTAATGTGTAAGAACATAAGTACGGAATCACGTGCTAAGAGGAGGAAAAAGGAAATTCAGACGCCAGAAGAAGTTTGTGAAGTTGAAGTTGGAAGCAAAAAATTCATAGTAAAACTTCCCAAAAGCTTACTAAACC TTGAGGTTGTTGAATTAAATACCAGACTAGAGAATGAGCCAGAACTAATTACTACCGAGGTAATTATAGCTTACTTAGTTTtctttatatatagttatacaATAGCACTGAGAAACTGTTAA
- a CDS encoding uncharacterized protein (note) — protein sequence MSTAHRPTWHNAIGVGLEERGSTVSVSSKDLPSHTELKRRAPFSLTLSESAHPRKLSETKKLLRERLEETETAHKTKNLIEDQVGVTKNFLSLEDATKLLNCEVNAFPEDEDDFVEVDEETVDDEEAALLRELEKIKKEKEEIKEREREEQLKSEENREKLLSRNPLMNPSKQARRWDEDVVFKNPQSQSKQPTKYVFLNSRKSPFLGSSYPFYI from the exons ATGTCGACAGCTCACAGGCCTACTTGGCACAATGCTATTGGCGTAGGCCTAGaag AGCGCGGATCAACAGTTTCTGTTTCCAGCAAAGACTTGCCTTCCCATACTGAGCTTAAGCGCAGGGCTCCTTTTTCTCTCACCCTTTCTGAGTCTGCCCATCCAAGGAAGTTATCTGAAACTAAGAAGTTATTGCGTGAAAGGCTTGAGGAGACTGAGACTGCACATAAAACTAAGAACTTGATTGAGGATCAGGTGGGTGTTACTAAGAATTTTTTAAGCCTTGAGGACGCCACGAAGCTTTTGAACTGCGAGGTTAATGCTTTTCCCGAGGATGAAGACGACTTTGTCGAGGTTGACGAAGAGACTGTTGACGACGAAGAGGCCGCATTATTGCGTGAGTTGGAGAAGATAAAGAAGGAGAAGGAGGAAATTAAAGAGCGTGAGAGGGAAGAGCAGCTTAAATCTGAGGAAAATCGCGAAAAATTACTGAGCAGAAACCCTCTTATGAACCCTTCCAAGCAGGCTCGACGTTGGGATGAGGACGTAGTTTTCAAAAATCCACAATCACAATCTAAACAACCAACAAAGTATGTGTTTCTAAATTCCCGCAAATCCCCTTTCTTGGGGTCTAGCTATCCATTCTATATATAg
- a CDS encoding uncharacterized protein (Signal peptide predicted for TA18500 by SignalP 2.0 HMM (Signal peptide probability 0.992, signal anchor probability 0.000) with cleavage site probability 0.324 between residues 15 and 16) produces MNLIIFFLILSVRLASQFIEHKTHPLEKPNFIETGHPILTAVEILTGANDGRKEANFGGGNLGAYYNFMYPDNTDYPWACLCNMEDFKLWQMKKQPYVRCRNQEDLSYQDIQANCDPRNMANYEDVATEYILFNTF; encoded by the exons atgaacctaattatattttttctgATCCTATCTGTAAGGCTGGCATCGCAGTTCATTGAACACAAAACACATCCTT tGGAAAAGCCGAATTTCATTGAAACTGGACATCCAATCCTAACTGCAgttgaaattttaacagGAGCAAATGACGGTAGGAAGGAGGCCAACTTTGGTGGAGGGAATCTTGGAGCCTATTACAACTTTATGTACCCTGATAACACAGATTATCCTTGGGCTTGCCTTTGCAATATGGAAGACTTCAAACTTTGGCAAATGAAAAAGCAGCCATATGTGCGGTGCAGGAACCAAGAGGATCTATCATACCAGGACATTCAAGCCAATTGTGACCCGAGAAACATGGCGAATTATGAAGATGTGGCAACGGAATACATACTTTTCAATACCTtttga
- a CDS encoding GTP-binding protein, putative: MAPKDKNQPSEPKVLLGRPKNNLKLGLVGLPNVGKSTTFNLLSKQCVPAENFPFCTINPHEAVVSVPDDRFDHLCKVFAPKKEISATVTIFDIAGLVRGAHKGEGLGNAFLSHIDAVDGILHVVRAFEDDEIVHTDGEVNPVNDLDTINQELILKDLDKCNKAISEVDKVYQRNMKIKSKKEELDTLIKVKEHLESNKWISQGNWKSSEVPYINEYNFLTAKPIVYLVNLSENDFVRQKNKWLSKIAKWVQENNPGPIIPYSAQFEQSLEAFPTEEALKSYLKDKNNAVSKIGKIITSGYHELQLIHYFTCGPDEVRCWTIRNGTKAPQAAGMSNMNITFRGFICAEVYNYQDIVQFGTESRLGLLFFIMLGFNVVQELNRKLELMGDICRRGKCVVVNMIRKDYVVNDGDIIFFKFNVTASKK; encoded by the exons ATGGCTCCAAAGGACAAAAATCAACCATCTGAGCCCAAAGTTCTTCTTGGAAG GCCCAAAAATAACCTCAAGCTCGGATTAGTTGGTCTTCCGAATGTAGGAAAATCAACTACTTTTAACCTATTATCCAAACAATGTGTTCCTGCCGAAAACTTTCCATTCTGTACAATAA ATCCTCATGAGGCGGTAGTTTCAG ttcCTGACGATAGGTTTGACCATCTCTGTAAGGTTTTTGCTCCTAAGAAGGAGATTTCAGCAACTGTTACAATTTTCGATATTGCAGGCCTTGTCAGGGGAGCTCACAAGGGTGAGGGTCTTGGAAACGCCTTTTTATCACACATTGATGCTGTTGATGGGATTTTACATGTG GTTCGTGCGTTTGAGGACGATGAGATAGTTCATACTGACGGTGAGGTCAACCCGGTTAATGACCTGGACACAATTAACCAGGAGCTCATTTTGAAGGACCTGGATAAGTGTAACAAGGCTATTTCTGAGGTTGACAAGGTTTACCAGCGTAACATGAAGATCAAGTCCAAAAAGGAAGAACTTGACACTTTAATTAAAGTTAAGGAACATTTAGAAAGTAATAAATGGATTTCCCAAG GTAATTGGAAATCTAGTGAAGTTccatatataaatgaatataattttttgaCTGCCAAACCCATTGTGTATTTGGTGAACTTGTCTGAGAATGACTTTGTGAGGCAAAAGAACAAGTGGCTTTCTAAGATCGCTAAGTGGGTCCAAGAAAACAACCCAGGACCTATCATCCCTTATAGTGCACAATTCGAACAATCACTGGAAGCTTTCCCTACTGAAGAAGCACTTAAAAGCTATCTTAAA GATAAGAATAATGCAGTAAGTAAGATAGGAAAGATCATAACGAGCGGTTATCACGAATTACAgttaatacattattttaccTGCGGTCCTGATGAAGTTCGGTGTTGGACTATAAGGAATGGCACAAAAGCTCCTCAAGCTGCTGGTATGTCCAACATGAACATAACCTTTAG GGGTTTTATATGCGCAGaagtttataattatcaGGACATTGTACAGTTTGGTACTGAGTCACGACT GGGCttattattctttattatg TTGGGGTTTAATGTTGTTCAGGAACTGAATCGGAAGTTAGAGCTAATGGGAGATATTTGCAGAAGGGGTAAGTGCGTTGTAGTTAATATGATTAGAAAGGACTACGTTGTCAATGACGGGGATATCATCTTCTTCAAGTTCAATGTCACCGCcagtaaaaaataa
- a CDS encoding uncharacterized protein (Signal peptide predicted for TA18540 by SignalP 2.0 HMM (Signal peptide probability 0.763, signal anchor probability 0.004) with cleavage site probability 0.672 between residues 18 and 19) has translation MIIFFDFILPLLVNYAFAGSDKLTLDINVLADRSKFMAMRHQFLGLTYYSFLTLPGQEISRVVNGNRVLFESGPEDEPVNLVYCFYYRPHGWRPTFLVKSGTAFGRSVPLDDSSPEDWETRTILKAFFREIKRMYPNDDDLQQKLASISIGETEFDRNALSRVTFRVINDSNYVEPKSREGKKLTRRKQQKLEEFYPSDKKSKEVDEVSVHSIEDELESIPDILYASDSLSDSDEETVEPSSAQPAQQLEEERQQQPETIVISDSGESDVEVEESDKPSESKDYEPPAKKKKEEAETVTIELDSEEEDS, from the coding sequence AtgattatattttttgacTTTATACTTCCTTTATTGGTTAATTATGCGTTTGCAGGTTCAGATAAACTTACGTTGGACATTAATGTTCTTGCGGATCGTTCAAAATTTATGGCGATGAGGCATCAATTTTTGGGTCTGACATACTATAGTTTCCTGACGCTTCCTGGTCAGGAAATCTCTAGGGTAGTCAATGGAAATCGTGTACTGTTTGAATCTGGGCCTGAAGATGAACCGGTTAATCTTGTTTATTGCTTTTATTATAGGCCACATGGTTGGCGACCAACCTTTTTAGTAAAAAGTGGAACCGCTTTTGGGCGCTCAGTTCCATTGGACGATAGTTCACCTGAAGATTGGGAGACTCGTACTATCTTAAAAGCATTTTTTAgagaaattaaaagaatGTATCCAAATGATGATGATTTACAACAAAAGTTGGCGAGTATCAGTATCGGAGAGACTGAATTTGACAGAAATGCGTTGAGCAGGGTCACATTCAGAGTGATAAACGATTCCAATTATGTAGAACCAAAGTCAAGGGAAGGAAAGAAACTTACAAGGAGAAAACAACAAAAACTTGAAGAGTTTTATCCCTCTGATAAGAAGAGCAAGGAAGTAGATGAAGTCTCTGTTCATTCAATAGAAGACGAATTAGAAAGTATACCTGATATTCTTTACGCATCTGATAGCCTAAGCGATTCAGACGAAGAGACGGTAGAACCCTCTTCTGCGCAACCCGCTCAACAATTAGAGGAAGAACGTCAACAGCAACCAGAAACTATAGTGATCAGTGACTCTGGTGAATCGGATGTGGAAGTTGAGGAATCCGATAAACCATCCGAATCGAAGGATTATGAACCACCTGCTAAGAAGAAAAAAGAAGAAGCAGAAACGGTAACCATAGAGTTGGATTCAGAGGAAGAAGATTCATGA